A section of the Thermotoga caldifontis AZM44c09 genome encodes:
- the purN gene encoding phosphoribosylglycinamide formyltransferase, which produces MRKAALGILVSGTGTNMASIAEKCLNGTLPASVSVVISSREKAPAIEKARAYGIPTYIVRRKDYGNQIEYEEKMIEILKAHGVDLVVLAGFLNILSPHFVSVFRWRIINVHPSLIPSFCGPGYYGMKVHESVLRYGVKVTGATVHFVDESVDGGPIILQKAIEVRDDDTPETLAERVRTIEHELLAEAIRLIIEDRLQIVGRRVIVRREDHA; this is translated from the coding sequence TTGAGGAAGGCCGCGCTGGGTATCCTGGTCTCCGGTACGGGCACAAACATGGCTTCGATCGCCGAGAAGTGTTTGAACGGAACGTTGCCCGCCTCCGTTTCAGTCGTGATAAGCAGCAGGGAAAAGGCACCGGCCATAGAGAAAGCGAGGGCTTACGGGATACCCACCTACATCGTCAGGAGAAAAGATTATGGAAACCAGATCGAGTACGAGGAGAAGATGATCGAGATCCTCAAAGCCCACGGGGTCGATCTCGTGGTTCTCGCTGGCTTTTTGAACATCCTGTCGCCGCACTTCGTGAGTGTGTTCAGGTGGAGAATCATAAACGTCCATCCTTCTTTGATTCCTTCTTTCTGCGGACCGGGCTATTACGGGATGAAGGTTCACGAATCCGTCCTTCGCTACGGTGTCAAGGTTACCGGGGCCACGGTTCACTTCGTCGATGAGAGCGTCGATGGGGGGCCGATCATACTGCAGAAAGCGATCGAGGTCAGAGACGACGACACACCCGAAACGTTGGCGGAGAGAGTCAGGACCATTGAACACGAGCTGTTGGCCGAAGCGATCAGATTGATCATCGAAGATAGGTTGCAGATAGTCGGCAGGAGAGTGATCGTCAGGAGGGAAGATCATGCCTAA
- a CDS encoding SPL family radical SAM protein, whose protein sequence is MRKLISQTKIPIARYVVNPYIGCGHGCKYCYAQFIGPFKNMNGIWGRDVYVKLNAVEVFERELYRARGTILFSSVCDPYQPVERKYQITRKLLEIALNHYRTVHVLTKSSLVLRDLDILKNKAVSVTITITTDDDRVRKVLEPGASSIEERIETVKKLKEAGVDVSVFAGPILPMNPEKLAGKLAKFVDKISFDRMNYPWFVEQIYRKYGWSEWLIEDKVSEVVEVFRKFFDVE, encoded by the coding sequence GTGCGGAAATTGATAAGCCAGACGAAAATCCCCATAGCGAGGTACGTTGTCAACCCCTACATCGGTTGTGGACACGGTTGCAAATACTGCTACGCACAGTTCATAGGCCCGTTCAAAAACATGAACGGGATCTGGGGAAGGGACGTTTACGTGAAACTCAACGCGGTCGAAGTGTTCGAAAGAGAACTTTACCGGGCCAGGGGAACGATACTCTTTTCGAGCGTGTGCGATCCGTACCAGCCCGTCGAAAGAAAGTACCAGATCACGCGAAAGTTGCTCGAGATCGCGCTGAACCATTACAGAACCGTCCACGTTCTGACCAAATCCAGCCTCGTTCTGAGAGACCTTGACATTCTCAAGAACAAGGCTGTTAGTGTCACGATCACGATAACGACGGACGACGATCGTGTGAGGAAGGTTCTTGAACCGGGTGCTTCGTCGATAGAGGAAAGGATCGAGACCGTGAAGAAGCTGAAGGAAGCCGGTGTTGATGTCTCCGTCTTCGCTGGACCCATCTTGCCGATGAACCCGGAAAAGCTGGCCGGCAAACTGGCGAAGTTCGTCGACAAAATCTCCTTCGACAGGATGAATTATCCCTGGTTCGTGGAACAGATATACCGCAAATACGGCTGGAGTGAGTGGCTGATTGAGGATAAAGTCAGCGAAGTCGTGGAAGTTTTCAGAAAGTTTTTCGACGTGGAATGA
- a CDS encoding YjjG family noncanonical pyrimidine nucleotidase — translation MRYEMVYFDLDGTLLDFARAEREALSTVFAEYGVILNDEQIQAYIEINQKWWRFFSEGKAPKERIVIARFEEFLSHLGCAGIEANEIAERYLQQLSKCAYFMPGAEQFLERLKATGTRMAVLTNGVQMVQERRASILKLDRFIEFMITSESCGKPKPDPAMFHLAASRSGVALNKSVYVGDDPVVDYLAAKNAGTDFILIDLSSTHQNFQDKRATSYEELFNLLICPSTNS, via the coding sequence ATGAGGTACGAAATGGTCTACTTCGATCTCGATGGCACGTTGCTGGATTTCGCGAGGGCTGAGAGGGAAGCTCTGAGCACTGTTTTTGCAGAATACGGCGTGATCCTGAACGATGAACAGATACAAGCTTACATTGAAATCAACCAAAAGTGGTGGCGATTCTTTTCGGAAGGAAAAGCGCCAAAAGAAAGGATCGTGATCGCCAGATTCGAGGAATTTTTATCACATCTGGGCTGTGCAGGAATCGAAGCGAACGAAATAGCAGAACGTTACTTGCAGCAACTGTCCAAGTGTGCCTACTTCATGCCCGGTGCAGAACAGTTTCTGGAAAGGTTGAAGGCGACCGGCACGAGGATGGCTGTGCTCACCAACGGTGTTCAGATGGTTCAGGAAAGAAGGGCGAGCATTCTGAAACTTGACCGATTCATCGAGTTCATGATAACCTCTGAATCTTGTGGCAAACCAAAGCCCGATCCGGCGATGTTTCACCTGGCCGCGAGCAGGAGTGGTGTGGCGCTGAATAAGTCTGTGTACGTGGGTGATGATCCAGTGGTCGATTACCTCGCGGCGAAGAACGCCGGAACGGATTTCATACTGATCGATCTGAGTTCGACTCATCAGAACTTTCAGGACAAGAGAGCGACTTCTTACGAAGAACTGTTCAATCTGTTGATCTGTCCTTCCACGAACTCGTAG
- the purL gene encoding phosphoribosylformylglycinamidine synthase subunit PurL encodes MLRIENTGLTQREYWSILERLSREPNDVELAMISVMWSEHCSYKHSKNSLRRLPTSGPRVIQGPGENAGVVDIGDGLAVVFKMESHNHPSAIEPFHGAATGVGGIVRDVLAMGARPIALLDSLRFGDASKPRVKYLFNGVVSGISFYGNCIGVPTVGGEVYFHPCYEQNPLVNVMCVGLAERRHLKFSKSVRPGASVLLAGSLTGRDGIGGASFASETISKDSENKRPCVQIADPFMEKLLIEACVEAAKLDAVLAIQDLGAAGLTSACSEIASKSGNGIFIDLSRVPVREKGMSAAEILLSESQERMLLIVEKGKEDGVEKIFKKWGLRISKIGEITDDGWFTAVHDGVVVARIPAKLLTEVPTIPLEPATNRRVYRTQFDLLVPSDVERVFLELLASPNICSKRCVFEQYDHMVGTDTVMRPGHDAAVLRIKDSSKAIAVTTDCNPFYCFADPHVGAEIAVCEAARNLIVTGAEPLGLTDCLNFGDPEKPEVAYQFEAAIEGIRDASLSLNIPVVSGNVSFYNETENSRVHPTPVIGMVGLIEDVSKVCSASFKKPGDVIVLLGPIEAGIHLCEYTRTIHKLEDLPAPTIDLDLEKRVQRCCLTAIKKGLLSSAHDVSEGGLAIALAESCILGNMGAECEIQASTRTDFLLFGEEQSRILVSLPQENLEKLAELAEAENVPFTVLGRVGGRELTIKVNGRKIIDQPVRKLREIYEGSLERLLSL; translated from the coding sequence ATGTTGCGGATTGAAAACACCGGTTTGACTCAACGAGAGTACTGGTCCATTTTAGAAAGACTGTCGCGCGAACCCAACGATGTGGAGCTGGCCATGATATCCGTGATGTGGTCAGAACACTGCAGCTATAAACACTCCAAAAACTCCCTGCGCCGACTACCGACCAGCGGGCCGAGGGTGATCCAGGGGCCAGGAGAAAACGCGGGTGTTGTGGACATAGGTGATGGACTGGCCGTCGTCTTCAAGATGGAAAGCCACAACCATCCATCGGCGATCGAACCGTTCCACGGGGCCGCGACCGGCGTTGGTGGCATCGTGAGAGACGTACTCGCCATGGGCGCTCGCCCCATCGCTTTGCTCGACTCACTGAGATTTGGCGATGCGAGCAAACCTCGGGTGAAGTACCTTTTCAACGGTGTTGTTTCCGGCATCTCGTTTTACGGCAACTGTATAGGTGTGCCAACTGTCGGAGGAGAAGTCTATTTTCATCCCTGTTACGAACAGAATCCCCTCGTGAATGTGATGTGCGTTGGCCTGGCAGAGCGAAGACATCTGAAGTTTTCGAAGTCCGTCAGACCTGGTGCGTCCGTCTTACTGGCCGGTTCGCTCACCGGCCGCGATGGCATAGGTGGTGCGAGTTTCGCATCGGAAACGATATCGAAGGACAGTGAAAACAAAAGACCATGCGTCCAGATAGCCGATCCTTTCATGGAAAAACTGCTGATAGAAGCTTGCGTTGAAGCTGCAAAACTCGATGCCGTGCTGGCGATACAGGATCTCGGGGCGGCCGGTCTGACTTCTGCCTGTTCGGAGATCGCATCGAAGTCAGGCAACGGAATCTTCATAGACCTTTCCCGCGTACCGGTGAGAGAGAAGGGAATGTCTGCGGCCGAGATACTGCTTTCTGAGTCTCAGGAAAGAATGCTTCTGATTGTCGAGAAAGGGAAAGAAGACGGTGTCGAAAAGATCTTCAAAAAGTGGGGCTTGAGGATTTCTAAGATTGGCGAAATAACTGACGATGGTTGGTTCACGGCTGTCCACGATGGGGTTGTCGTCGCCAGAATACCAGCGAAGCTACTCACAGAAGTACCCACGATCCCACTCGAACCTGCCACAAACAGACGAGTCTACCGAACCCAGTTCGATCTGTTAGTGCCAAGCGATGTTGAACGAGTGTTTCTCGAATTGCTCGCGAGTCCAAACATCTGCAGCAAACGTTGCGTATTCGAGCAGTACGATCACATGGTTGGGACGGACACCGTGATGAGGCCCGGACACGATGCGGCCGTGTTGAGAATAAAAGACAGCAGCAAGGCCATCGCCGTGACCACGGACTGCAACCCGTTTTACTGTTTCGCAGATCCCCATGTCGGTGCCGAAATCGCTGTGTGTGAGGCCGCAAGAAACTTGATCGTTACAGGCGCCGAACCTCTGGGTCTGACGGACTGCCTCAACTTCGGTGATCCTGAAAAACCAGAGGTTGCATACCAGTTCGAAGCCGCCATCGAAGGCATACGTGACGCCTCGCTGTCGTTGAACATACCCGTGGTGAGTGGGAATGTGAGTTTTTACAACGAAACCGAAAACAGCAGGGTTCACCCCACACCCGTGATCGGAATGGTGGGACTCATCGAGGACGTGTCGAAGGTATGTTCGGCGAGTTTCAAAAAACCGGGTGATGTCATCGTGCTGCTTGGACCGATCGAAGCGGGCATTCACCTGTGCGAGTACACCAGAACGATCCACAAACTCGAGGACCTTCCCGCACCGACGATCGATCTGGATCTTGAAAAAAGAGTTCAGCGCTGTTGCCTGACTGCTATAAAAAAAGGCTTGCTCAGTTCGGCACACGATGTCTCTGAGGGTGGTTTAGCGATCGCTCTGGCCGAATCCTGCATCCTTGGAAACATGGGTGCCGAGTGTGAAATTCAAGCATCGACTCGCACAGATTTTCTACTCTTTGGTGAGGAACAATCGCGCATACTCGTCAGCCTTCCACAAGAAAACTTGGAAAAGCTGGCAGAACTTGCAGAGGCTGAGAACGTTCCCTTCACGGTTCTTGGGAGAGTGGGAGGAAGAGAACTAACAATCAAGGTTAACGGAAGAAAGATCATCGATCAGCCAGTGAGGAAGTTGAGGGAAATTTATGAAGGTTCACTGGAAAGGTTGCTGAGCCTATGA
- the purH gene encoding bifunctional phosphoribosylaminoimidazolecarboxamide formyltransferase/IMP cyclohydrolase, whose protein sequence is MPKALISVWDKTGVLDVARELSKAGYTLMSTGGTAEFLSRNGVEVVPTSTVTSFDRLLGGRVKSLHPYIHAAILANRDDPMQMKELAELGIEPIDVVIVNFYPFANAIHSEKDIDELVEFIDIGGPAMLRAAAKNFKHVVALCDVSDYEWVVQKIKTHSLSINDRIRLAAKAFQYSAWYDAVIAQYFSRIVGELFPKYFVLSYERVCELRYGENPHQHAALYRELVPRGIVEARQLHGKELSFNNYLDAEAALSILKEFEEPCCVVVKHTNPCAVACAQSVIEAFEKARDADPISIFGGIVGFNRPVDGQTARKLSEIFLEIILAPAFSDEALEILRKKKNLRLLQIDLNRTAGAWDLRKISGGLLVQTPDVIEFEELKVVSERQPSEAELKDLIFAWKVVKHVKSNAIVLAKDSATLAIGAGQPNRLWPTEHCIRQAGEKAKGAVLASDAFFPFPDAVELAGKAGVTAIIQPGGSVRDQEVIETAKRYNMAMIFTGVRHFRH, encoded by the coding sequence ATGCCTAAGGCTCTGATTTCTGTGTGGGACAAGACCGGCGTCTTGGATGTCGCTCGTGAACTTTCAAAAGCAGGCTACACGTTGATGAGCACAGGGGGAACCGCCGAATTTCTTTCCAGAAACGGTGTGGAAGTTGTACCCACATCGACGGTAACATCCTTCGATCGGTTGCTGGGTGGCAGGGTGAAGAGTCTGCACCCGTACATCCACGCGGCGATCCTCGCAAACCGCGATGATCCAATGCAGATGAAAGAACTTGCAGAACTCGGTATCGAGCCGATCGATGTGGTGATCGTGAACTTTTATCCCTTCGCTAATGCGATCCACAGTGAGAAAGATATCGATGAACTCGTCGAATTCATCGACATCGGGGGACCAGCCATGCTGCGTGCCGCGGCAAAGAATTTCAAGCACGTCGTCGCACTCTGTGACGTGTCTGATTACGAATGGGTCGTTCAAAAAATCAAAACGCACTCTCTCTCGATCAATGACAGGATCAGGCTCGCGGCGAAGGCGTTTCAGTACAGTGCCTGGTACGATGCCGTGATCGCTCAGTACTTTTCACGAATTGTTGGCGAACTTTTCCCGAAGTACTTCGTCCTCTCCTATGAAAGGGTTTGTGAACTGCGTTACGGTGAGAATCCTCACCAGCACGCTGCGCTCTACAGAGAGTTGGTCCCACGAGGCATAGTCGAAGCGAGGCAGTTACACGGTAAAGAACTTTCCTTCAACAATTACCTCGATGCGGAGGCGGCCCTTTCGATCCTGAAAGAGTTCGAAGAACCCTGCTGCGTCGTGGTGAAGCACACCAACCCATGTGCGGTTGCCTGTGCGCAATCGGTTATTGAAGCGTTCGAAAAAGCTCGCGATGCCGATCCAATCTCCATCTTCGGAGGCATCGTCGGATTCAACCGTCCGGTTGACGGCCAAACTGCTCGAAAACTGTCTGAAATATTCCTTGAAATTATCCTGGCACCGGCGTTCAGCGATGAGGCGCTGGAAATATTGAGAAAAAAGAAGAACTTGCGCTTGCTACAAATCGATCTGAATCGAACGGCAGGAGCGTGGGACCTGAGAAAGATCTCCGGTGGCCTGCTCGTTCAAACGCCCGACGTCATCGAATTCGAGGAGCTTAAAGTCGTGAGCGAACGTCAACCCAGTGAAGCGGAACTGAAGGATCTGATCTTCGCTTGGAAAGTGGTGAAGCATGTCAAATCCAACGCGATCGTACTGGCGAAAGATTCTGCGACACTCGCCATCGGAGCAGGTCAGCCCAACAGGCTGTGGCCAACAGAGCATTGCATCAGACAAGCTGGCGAGAAAGCGAAAGGTGCAGTGTTAGCTTCCGACGCCTTCTTTCCATTTCCTGATGCCGTCGAGCTTGCAGGAAAAGCCGGCGTCACAGCGATAATCCAACCTGGAGGATCCGTGAGAGACCAGGAAGTGATCGAGACCGCAAAGAGATACAACATGGCCATGATCTTCACAGGTGTACGTCACTTCCGGCATTGA
- the rbsK gene encoding ribokinase — translation MIAVVGSNNVDLVLLVDHFTRPGETQKCLSYERFPGGKGANQAVACKKLRAEVYFLTCIGSDGNGEFSYSSLTKAGLKDGLVRVEEPNGFAMIEVTRDGQNRIIIFPGANGTMSVELVKRHLDGLLKADMVLLQNEIPFEVNFEVAKQFKEAGKLVIFDPAPAMGVEEKIYPYVDIITPNEEEAHQLTGEYGETAVHKLMEKGCANVLLKRGEKGCLFAGKLGRFELEAFRVNAVDSTAAGDVFNAAFAVWFERSKDVHKSLIFASAAAAISVTRMGAQSSIPSLEEVLNFLEERQVEGFRV, via the coding sequence ATGATCGCGGTCGTGGGAAGCAACAACGTGGACCTTGTGCTGTTGGTTGATCACTTCACACGCCCCGGGGAAACTCAGAAGTGTCTCTCTTACGAACGTTTCCCGGGAGGGAAGGGGGCAAACCAGGCCGTAGCGTGCAAAAAACTCAGGGCCGAGGTGTACTTTCTCACCTGCATCGGCAGCGACGGCAACGGTGAATTTTCGTATTCGAGTTTGACGAAGGCCGGATTGAAAGATGGCCTCGTGCGTGTTGAAGAACCGAACGGTTTTGCCATGATCGAGGTCACCCGTGACGGTCAGAACAGGATCATCATCTTTCCAGGAGCTAACGGAACGATGAGCGTTGAGCTGGTGAAACGTCACCTCGACGGACTGTTGAAGGCAGACATGGTCCTGCTTCAGAACGAAATACCTTTCGAAGTCAACTTCGAAGTGGCGAAGCAGTTCAAGGAGGCCGGAAAGCTTGTCATCTTCGATCCCGCACCGGCCATGGGTGTTGAAGAGAAGATCTATCCTTACGTCGACATCATCACACCGAACGAAGAAGAGGCTCACCAGCTCACCGGAGAGTACGGTGAAACGGCCGTTCATAAACTGATGGAGAAAGGCTGCGCCAACGTCTTGCTCAAGCGTGGCGAAAAGGGCTGTCTCTTCGCCGGAAAGCTTGGCAGATTCGAGCTTGAAGCCTTCAGAGTCAACGCGGTCGACAGTACCGCTGCCGGGGATGTCTTCAACGCGGCCTTCGCTGTCTGGTTTGAAAGGAGCAAAGATGTGCATAAATCTTTGATTTTTGCCAGCGCTGCGGCGGCAATAAGCGTCACCAGGATGGGTGCACAGAGTTCCATCCCATCGCTCGAGGAAGTTCTGAACTTTCTGGAGGAAAGACAGGTCGAGGGATTCCGCGTATGA
- the purD gene encoding phosphoribosylamine--glycine ligase translates to MRTLVVGSGGREHALVWKLEQEKIEVYCAPGNGGISEDAVCYNAHTIDELVEFASERRIDLTIVGPEAYLAQGIVDAFEARGLKIFGPNAVAARLESSKVFAKMLMDRYDIPTARFRWFDDPNHAERYLERCEFPVVIKADGLAQGKGSYVVKDREDGFAVIDLLMRKKIFGQSGEKIVIEEFLEGKEMSLMVLSDGRTFVPLLSAMDYKKAHDGDRGPNTGGMGSIAPAPHYSEELWRIVKKEMLDKLLVAFEKESIVYKGVLYLGLMITRDGPRVLEFNCRFGDPETQAVLPLMRTNLTEVCLAAIEGSLSKLSLSWHDEKSVCVVLASGGYPGEYRIGFAIDGLDSTQGVLIFHAGTKKQDGKFVTSGGRVLNVCATGKTYEEARRKVYSQIEKIHFDGMHFRKDIGLV, encoded by the coding sequence ATGAGAACGCTCGTTGTCGGTTCTGGTGGTCGTGAACACGCCCTGGTGTGGAAACTTGAGCAGGAGAAGATTGAAGTTTACTGCGCACCTGGCAACGGTGGCATAAGCGAAGACGCCGTGTGTTACAATGCACACACAATCGATGAGCTGGTCGAATTCGCGTCGGAACGGAGAATCGATCTGACCATCGTTGGGCCGGAAGCGTACCTGGCTCAGGGAATCGTCGATGCGTTTGAAGCTCGCGGTTTGAAAATCTTCGGACCGAACGCAGTGGCGGCACGACTGGAGAGCAGCAAGGTCTTTGCCAAAATGCTCATGGACAGATACGACATACCCACGGCACGGTTCAGATGGTTCGACGATCCCAACCATGCGGAGAGATACCTCGAACGCTGTGAATTTCCAGTGGTGATAAAAGCCGATGGTCTGGCCCAGGGTAAGGGTAGCTACGTTGTTAAGGACCGCGAAGACGGCTTTGCAGTCATCGATCTTTTGATGAGGAAGAAGATCTTTGGCCAGTCGGGCGAGAAGATCGTGATCGAAGAGTTCCTCGAGGGCAAGGAAATGAGTTTGATGGTTCTCAGTGATGGTCGAACGTTTGTTCCTTTGCTGAGCGCCATGGACTACAAGAAAGCCCACGACGGTGATAGGGGACCGAACACGGGCGGAATGGGATCGATCGCCCCGGCACCACACTACAGTGAAGAGCTGTGGCGGATCGTTAAGAAGGAGATGCTGGACAAACTTCTCGTAGCTTTCGAAAAGGAAAGTATAGTTTACAAAGGCGTTCTCTATCTGGGACTGATGATCACGAGAGACGGTCCAAGAGTGCTGGAGTTCAACTGCAGATTCGGTGATCCAGAAACTCAGGCGGTTCTGCCGCTGATGCGAACCAACCTCACCGAAGTATGCCTCGCCGCCATCGAAGGAAGTCTATCGAAATTATCCCTTTCATGGCACGATGAGAAAAGCGTCTGCGTAGTACTCGCGAGCGGTGGTTATCCTGGCGAATACAGAATCGGTTTCGCCATAGACGGTCTGGATTCAACACAAGGTGTGCTGATCTTCCATGCAGGAACGAAGAAACAGGATGGCAAGTTCGTCACCAGCGGTGGTAGAGTTCTCAACGTCTGTGCGACTGGCAAAACGTACGAGGAAGCGAGAAGAAAAGTTTATTCACAGATCGAGAAGATCCATTTCGATGGTATGCACTTTCGAAAGGACATCGGGCTGGTTTAG
- the purM gene encoding phosphoribosylformylglycinamidine cyclo-ligase gives MKSYKEAGVDLEAADKSVEGIKRLARLTYTPNVLSEIGLFAGFFEVPSSYSKPVLVSGADGVGTKLKIAFMMDKHDTVGIDCVAMCVNDLLVHGARPLFFLDYLAVGKLDPERVEQIIRGIVKGCLEAGCALIGGETAQMPDFYAENEYDLAGFAVGIVDRDRIVDGSRVEEGDVVIGLASSGLHSNGFSLARKILLNHYAIDAYVDELGKTLGEEMLTPTRIYVKSVLKILDDSIHAMAHITGGGLLGNLPRVLPEGLEARIDRNAWQVPSIFKLIQRLGGIDDEEMFRTFNMGIGFVLVVAKDAVDRIVTSLTSNGEKAWILGEIRKGERRIVL, from the coding sequence GTGAAATCGTACAAAGAAGCCGGTGTCGACCTGGAAGCAGCCGACAAGAGCGTTGAGGGAATAAAGCGCCTGGCCAGGCTCACGTACACACCGAACGTTCTGAGCGAGATAGGCCTGTTCGCAGGATTCTTCGAAGTTCCATCGAGCTATTCCAAACCCGTACTCGTGTCGGGTGCTGACGGTGTGGGAACCAAGTTGAAGATCGCGTTCATGATGGACAAACACGATACGGTGGGGATAGATTGTGTGGCGATGTGCGTCAACGATCTTCTGGTGCACGGTGCAAGGCCTCTCTTCTTCCTCGACTATCTGGCAGTGGGTAAGCTGGATCCCGAGCGCGTGGAGCAGATCATCAGAGGGATCGTGAAAGGTTGTCTGGAAGCAGGTTGCGCGCTCATCGGTGGTGAAACGGCGCAGATGCCAGATTTTTACGCGGAAAACGAGTACGATCTGGCCGGTTTCGCCGTGGGCATAGTCGATAGAGACCGAATCGTGGATGGGTCAAGGGTCGAAGAAGGCGACGTCGTAATCGGGCTCGCATCCAGTGGCCTGCACAGCAACGGTTTTTCCCTGGCTCGAAAGATCCTGCTCAACCATTACGCGATAGATGCTTACGTGGACGAGCTGGGAAAAACTCTCGGTGAGGAGATGCTCACTCCAACGAGAATTTACGTGAAGAGTGTGCTGAAGATTCTCGATGATTCGATCCACGCGATGGCACACATCACCGGCGGAGGTCTTCTCGGAAACCTCCCGAGGGTACTGCCTGAAGGTCTGGAAGCTCGTATCGACAGGAACGCATGGCAGGTTCCATCGATATTCAAATTGATCCAGAGACTTGGAGGCATCGACGATGAGGAGATGTTTCGCACCTTCAACATGGGCATCGGTTTTGTGCTGGTCGTGGCGAAGGACGCGGTGGACAGAATCGTGACCAGTCTGACCAGCAACGGCGAAAAGGCTTGGATCTTGGGTGAAATCAGGAAAGGTGAGAGGAGGATCGTGCTTTGA
- the purF gene encoding amidophosphoribosyltransferase: MREACGLFGMFSPRLDPGIGKTVYYGLIALQHRGQESAGIAVSDGKRIKYHKGLGLVNDVFNEEVLSELNGCIAIGHVRYSTTGSNTLDNAQPVVVTDEDRTLAVAHNGNIVNTKEIRKNLEEKGFTFRSTTDSEIIAQLLLKNSSDLARACCSLMEVLKGAFCLLIMDRTKLVVVRDPFGFRPLSIGKLDDCVVIASETVALDAVGAEYVRDVKPGEVLIVSEHGVESFTMNSEKNAFCIFEFVYFARPDSVLEGVSVYKARERAGRILAIEHAVDADVVVGVPDSGTVAAIGYSNQSGIPYGMGLIKNKYIGRTFIEPSQKLRNLGVRLKLNALKELVRDKRVVLVDDSIVRGTTMGQIVKMLKSAGARSVHVRVASPPIRFGCYFGVDTSDRRELIAAFLGEKQIEELIGADSLGYLSLEGLLKAVDLPAERLCLACFNGDYPVEVPSYCTKYLFEKG, from the coding sequence ATGAGAGAAGCGTGCGGTCTGTTCGGCATGTTTTCGCCGAGACTCGATCCAGGCATTGGCAAAACCGTTTATTACGGTCTGATCGCACTCCAGCACAGAGGCCAGGAAAGTGCAGGCATAGCTGTCAGCGATGGTAAGCGGATCAAATACCACAAGGGCTTGGGACTCGTGAACGATGTCTTCAACGAAGAGGTACTGAGTGAGCTCAACGGTTGCATAGCGATCGGCCATGTGAGGTACTCCACAACGGGCTCGAACACGCTGGACAACGCTCAGCCCGTGGTAGTTACCGATGAAGATCGGACACTGGCCGTTGCACACAACGGCAACATCGTGAATACCAAGGAGATCAGGAAAAATCTCGAAGAGAAAGGTTTTACTTTCCGTTCAACCACGGACAGCGAGATCATCGCACAACTCCTGTTGAAAAACAGCTCGGACCTCGCCCGGGCATGTTGTAGCTTGATGGAAGTTCTCAAAGGTGCTTTCTGCTTGCTCATCATGGACAGAACGAAGCTCGTCGTTGTCAGAGACCCTTTTGGTTTTCGCCCACTCTCCATAGGTAAACTCGACGACTGCGTCGTTATCGCTTCCGAAACGGTCGCGCTCGATGCGGTCGGGGCTGAATACGTCAGGGACGTGAAACCCGGAGAAGTTCTCATCGTGAGCGAACACGGTGTGGAAAGTTTTACGATGAACTCAGAAAAGAATGCTTTCTGCATCTTCGAGTTCGTCTATTTTGCAAGGCCAGACAGCGTTCTGGAAGGCGTCAGCGTTTACAAAGCTCGTGAGAGGGCTGGCAGGATTTTAGCGATCGAGCACGCTGTGGATGCAGACGTGGTTGTTGGTGTGCCCGATTCCGGGACGGTCGCCGCGATAGGTTACTCGAACCAGTCGGGAATACCCTACGGTATGGGGCTGATCAAAAACAAATACATCGGTAGGACCTTCATAGAACCCTCGCAGAAGCTGAGGAATCTCGGAGTCAGGTTGAAGCTGAACGCGTTGAAAGAGCTCGTCAGAGATAAACGCGTGGTACTCGTGGACGATTCTATCGTGAGGGGTACGACGATGGGACAGATCGTGAAAATGTTGAAGTCCGCGGGGGCAAGATCGGTTCACGTGCGCGTCGCATCACCCCCAATAAGGTTCGGTTGCTACTTCGGTGTGGATACGTCCGACCGGAGAGAGCTGATTGCCGCCTTCCTCGGAGAGAAACAGATCGAAGAATTGATCGGCGCGGATTCCTTGGGATATCTCAGCCTGGAAGGTTTGCTGAAGGCCGTCGATCTTCCCGCTGAACGGCTCTGCCTCGCGTGTTTCAACGGAGATTATCCCGTGGAGGTTCCGAGTTACTGCACGAAGTATCTGTTCGAAAAGGGGTGA